A part of Pelecanus crispus isolate bPelCri1 chromosome 22, bPelCri1.pri, whole genome shotgun sequence genomic DNA contains:
- the MLLT11 gene encoding protein AF1q: protein MLDTISSQYDSFIYWRMPIPRLDVAELEGLGLSDVALYKPKGGLGKLAGQRDRVSQDISDEEDGLLQFNSFNFWRAPIASISSLDFDLI, encoded by the coding sequence ATGCTGGACACCATCAGCAGCCAGTACGACTCCTTCATCTACTGGAGGATGCCGATCCCGCGGCTGGACGTGGCggagctggaggggctggggctcagcGACGTGGCCCTCTACAAACCCAAAGGAGGGCTGGGCAAGCTGGCCGGCCAGCGGGATCGGGTCAGCCAGGACATCTCTGACGAAGAGGACGGTCTGCTGCAGTTCAACAGCTTTAATTTCTGGAGAGCTCCCATCGCCAGCATTAGCTCGTTAGATTTCGATCTAATTTGA
- the CDC42SE1 gene encoding CDC42 small effector protein 1: MSDFWHKLGCCVVEKPQPKKRRRRIDRSMIGEPMNFVHLTHIGSGDMAADEGLPMTGAVQEMRSKGSRERQWSSSRVL; the protein is encoded by the exons ATGAGCGACTTCTGGCACAAGCTGGGTTGCTGCGTCGTAGAGAAGCCACAGCCC aagaagaggaggagacgGATCGACCGCTCCATGATTGGTGAGCCCATGAACTTCGTGCACCTGACGCACATCGGCTCTGGCGACATGGCCGCAGACGAAGGCCTGCCCATG ACCGGCGCCGTCCAGGAGATGAGGTCCAAGGGCAGTCGGGAGCGACAGTGGAGCAGCTCCCGGGTCTTGTAG
- the BNIPL gene encoding bcl-2/adenovirus E1B 19 kDa-interacting protein 2-like protein, whose product MAAGTATGDGLDLHEEWQDEDFPGVLPEGCPGAGGAPRRMRRRLPALERTESAERSPDASIDLDLDALETPSGSDSFEWEEELPRAWDFANGAGGRRGPDTEDEGPEESVDLSAVEPYSRVLSHGGYHGEGFGTVLLFAACHLPDSSIPRYGYVMENLLRYIVCTLERTVADRYVLVCLSGAAARGQIPSFGWMKRCYRAMDRRLRKSLQAVIIVHPTWYIKALVTLSQPFLSPTFSGKVRFAASLQELSRLVPVEPAHVPEPVRRLEPGWDGSRDVTR is encoded by the exons ATGGCCGCGGGGACGGCCACCGGCGACGGCCTGGACCTGCACGAGGAGTGGCAGGACGAGGACTTCCCCGG GGTCTTGCCGGAGGGGTgcccgggggccgggggtgccccgCGGCGCATGCGGAGGCGGCTGCCGGCGCTGGAGCGGACCGAGAGCGCTGAACGTTCGCCCGACGCCAGCATTGACCTCGACCTGGACGCGCTGGAGACGCCCTCGGGCAGCGACAGCTTCGAGTGGGAGG AGGAGCTGCCACGCGCCTGGGACTTCGCCAACGGGGCTGGCGGCCGGCGCGGGCCTGACACGGAGGACGAGGGGCCGGAGGAGAGCGTGGATCTGAGCGCAGTGGAGCCCTACAGCCGGGTCCTCTCCCACGGGG GGTACCACGGCGAGGGCTTCGGCACCGTCCTGCTCTTCGCCGCTTGCCACCTCCCAGACAGCAGCATCCCCCGGTATGGCTACGTGATGGAGAACCTGCTCAG GTACATCGTGTGCACCCTGGAGAGGACGGTGGCCGACCGCTACGTCCTGGTGTGCCTGAgcggggcggcagcgcgggggcaGATCCCCTCTTTCGGCTGGATGAAACGGTGCTACCGGGCTATGGATCGGCG GCTCCGGAAGAGCCTGCAAGCTGTGATCATCGTCCACCCCACCTGGTACATCAAGGCACTCGTGACGCTCTCCCAGCCTTTTCTCAG ccccaccttcAGCGGCAAGGTCCGGTTCGCCGCCAGCCTGCAGGAGCTCTCCCGGCTCGTCCCCGTGGAGCCGGCACATGTCCCCGAGCCCGTCCGGCG GCTGGAGCCCGGCTGGGACGGCAGCCGGGACGTGACGCGGTGA
- the PRUNE1 gene encoding exopolyphosphatase PRUNE1, which translates to MERFVEGNRAALQEHIRRHQEIHVVMGNEACDLDSTVSALALAYFLAKTSPAPKATFIPVLNIPRADFALRTETTFLLREQGIPAASLIFRDEIDLAGLHRAGLLSLTLVDHHVLPRADAALEEAVVEVLDHRPLERDRAPRCQLTAEPVGSCATLVTERIAQGPPGVLDRTTAALLHGTILLDCVNLTPAAGKVTPRDEACVSLLEARFPELPARNAIFEALQAAKFDVSGLTTEQMLRKDLKVLSSDELLLAISAIYVDLETFLRRPGLLEDLDAFCQARGYAGLVAMTICFNERNEPSRQLAVYSQRETLRSTVCQALEEATTPTLHLQPLPSPWSCVSAYAQGNALALRKKVLPILRAALGESGAAGGPEEEVVPPPTPMNSLVEECPLAQAVPPLCPQDVLERVSRIATGQPPGSPK; encoded by the exons GAACACATCCGGCGTCACCAGGAGATCCACGTGGTGATGGGCAACGAGGCCTGTGACCTGGACTCCACCGTCTCGGCCCTGGCCCTGGCTTATTTCCTGGCAAAG ACCTCCCCGGCTCCCAAAGCCACCTTCATCCCGGTGCTGAACATCCCTCGCGCTGACTTCGCCCTCCGGACGGAGACGACGTTCCTGCTACGGGAGCAGGGCatccccgccgcctccctcaTCTTTCGGGATGAGATCGACCTGGCAGGGCTGCACCGCGCCGGGCTGCTCTCCCTGACACTGGTCGATCACCACGTCCTGCCTCG CGCCGACGCAGCCCTGGAAGAGGCCGTGGTGGAGGTCCTCGATCACCGACCGTTGGAACGGGACCGAGCTCCCCGCTGCCAGCTGACGGCAGAGCCGGTGGGCTCCTGCGCCACGCTGGTGACCGAGCGGATCGCCCAAGGTCCCCCGGGCGTGCTGGACCGAACCACGGCTGCGCTGCTGCACG GCACCATCCTCCTGGACTGCGTGAACCTGACCCCGGCGGCCGGCAAGGTGACGCCCAGGGACGAGGCATGCGTCTCCCTGCTCGAGGCGAGGTTCCCCGAGCTGCCAGCCCGCAACGCCATCTTCGAAGCCCTGCAAGCAGCCAAGTTTGACGTCTCAG GGCTGACGACGGAGCAGATGCTGCGGAAGGACCTCAAAGTCCTCTCCAGCGATGAGCTGCTGCTCGCCATCAGTGCCATCTACGTGGACCTGGAG ACCTTCCTGCGCCGGCCTGGCTTGCTGGAGGACCTGGATGCTTTCTGCCAAGCTCGGGGCTACGCGGGGCTGGTGGCCATGACGATCTGTTTTAACGAGCGCAACGAGCCCTCCCGGCAGCTCGCGGTCTACAGCCAGCGCGAGACCCTCCGGAGCACG GTGTGCCAGGCGCTGGAGGAGGCGACGACGCCGACCCTGCACCTCCAGCCCCTCCCGAGCCCCTGGTCCTGTGTGAGCGCCTACGCCCAGGGCAACGCTTTGGCTTTGCGGAAGAAAGTCCTGCCCATCCTGCGGGCAGCCCTGGGGGAGtcgggcgctgccggggggccGGAGGAGGAGGTGGTCCCGCCGCCCACCCCCATGAACAGCCTCGTGGAGGAATGCCCGCTGGCGCAGGCCGTCCCCCCGCTCTGCCCCCAGGATGTCCTGGAGCGGGTCAGCCGCATCGCCAccgggcagccccccggctccccaAAATAA